DNA from Acidobacteriota bacterium:
CTGCCGGATCTCCCCGAGGAGCGCGGCCGCAAGGGAGACCATGAGGGGCCCGAGGAGGATGCCGAGAAGGCCGAAGGCGAAGGTGCCGCCGATGGCGGCCAGGGCCACCAGCATCGGGTGCTGCTTTTCGCGCGCCCCGACCACGACGGAACGGATCACGTTGTCGGCCGAACCGACCACGACCAGGCCCCAGAAGGCCAGGAGCGCGCCCTGCCACCAGGCGCCCATGGCCAAAAAGCCGATGGCGACGGGGGCCCAGACCAGCAGGGCGCCGACGACGGGGACGATCGAGGCCAGCCCCCCCAGGGCGCCCCAGAGCACGGGGGAGCGGACCCCCACGAACCAGAACCCCAGAATGAGCAGGGCCCCCTGCCCCGCCGCCACGGCCAGCATCCCGTTGACGTTGGCGATGACGGAATCGTGGATGGTCCGCTGGATGTTGCCCGCCGTGCGGGAGTCGAGCGGGGTCATCCCCGCCAGGCGCGCCACCATCTCCTTCCCGTACCGGAGCAGGAAATAGAGGAAGAGGGTCACCAGCAGCCCGGTGAACAGGAGGCCGGTCACCTCGTTGATGGCGATCCCGATGTTGCTGACGAGGTAGCCGCTCACCCGCTTCATCGCTGCCAGCACCTCGGCGTGGATGGCGTCCTTGTCGATGGGGAGCCGGCTTGCCACGGCCTCGATCATGCGGTCGGCCGAGGCGGCGGCCAGGGCGGGCCACCCCCCCTCCTCGAGCGTACTCTGGCCGAACTCGTGGTAGAGGGCGGTCAGCCGGCTGGTGACGGTGAACCCCGCGGCGCCGAGCACGGCCCCGAGCAGGAGCACCGTCCCCAGCGTGGTCAGCAGGGCGGCAGGGCCGGGCCGGCCTCCCAGGCGCCGCGCGAGCCGCTCCTGCGCCGGGTGCGCCATGATGGCGATCACGCTGGCCACGATGAAGGCGGTGAAAAAGGGGAGCGCGATCATCACGAGAACGGGGAGCGCCGCCAGGAGCAACACGATGAGAAAGATCAGCGAGCGCCGCTGGGGCGGCCATTCCGGTTGCGTCATATCCCCTCCCCACCGGGCGCCCGCCCGGTCGGAAAAACCCGCCGGCCGCGCGCCGACTTGACCCGGATCAAGGAATCGCCCGCGCTTTCCCCCTATCCTGGATGGCGACGGGGCCTCGCGGGTCCGGCCGCCCGGTTGCCGGCTCAGAGTATGCGGAAAGGGAAATGGACTTCAATCAAAAACAACGGTCGCCCGGCATCGCCCGCACCCGCACGCTGGTGCAGGCGGGCTTCGGCCTGTTCTGCCTCTGGGCGGGGTACCGCTTTTACGGTTTCTACCTCTGGGCCCTGGAGCGGTCGGACACCTACGTGCCCCGCCCCCCCTCGGTGGAGGCCTTCCTCCCGATCAGCGCCCTGCTCGCGCTCAAGCGCCTGCTCCTGACCGGGCTCTGGGACCGGGTCCACCCCGCCGGGCTGACGATCTTCATCGCGGCCCTCGTCGTAGCCTGGGCCCTGCGCAAGGGGTTCTGCGGCTGGATCTGCCCCGCCGGCCTGGTTTCGAACCTGCTCGAGAAGGCGGGGCGCCCGATCGCCCTCCCCCCGCTCCCCCGGTGGGTGGAATACCCGCTCCTCAGCCTGAAATATCTCCTCCTCGCCTTTTTCGCCTGGGTCATCCTCGTCGGGATGGACCTCGGTGCGATCGACGCCTTCCTCCGCTCCCCCTACAACCTGGCGGCGGACGCCAAGATGCTCCAGTTCTTCCTCCCCCCCTCGGCGCTCACGGCCGGGGTGCTCGGCTTCCTGGTCCTGGTGTCGCTCGTGATCCGGAATTTCTGGTGCCGATTCCTCTGCCCCTACGGGGCGCTCCTGGGGCTCCTCGCGCTGATCGGCCCGCTGCGGGTCCGGAGGGATCCGGCCGCCTGCATCGACTGCGGCCGGTGCGACCGGGTCTGCCCGGGCTCGATCCGGGTGTCGCGCTCCCGGTCGGTGCGCCGCCCCGAGTGCGTCGGGTGCATGGAGTGCGTCGAAGCCTGCCCGCGCGAGGACTGTCTCACCTTCGCGGCCGGGAGGCGCGCCCTCCCCGTCCGCGCCTTCCCCCTGGCGGTGGTCGGGCTCTTTCTCCTCTTCTACCTGGGCGCGGTCCTGACCGGACGGTGGGAAACCACCATCCCGCCGGAGATGTTCCAGCCGCTGTACCGGTCGGCCGGGGAGCTCGCGCACCCCTGACGGGCTACGGCCGGATATCGAAGAGGCGCTCCGCCGGGGCGGAGAAATACTCGGCGATCTTCTCGTTGAGCGCGCGGTGCACTTCGGGCGCGTACTTCGGGTCCTTCATCGTCTTCTGGAAGAGGGGCTCGAAGGTCTCGTGCGGGTTCAGGTGCATGTGAAGGGTCACGCTCTTCCCCGTCGGCTTGTCGGTGAAGACCGTCTTTTTCTCCGCCTCGGGGAGGAGGGTGAGGTCCCCCTGCTGGCGGAAGGCGCCGAACTCGCCGCGCGCCCCGGTGATGTAGGCCAGGGCCATCGCCTGGCAGCAGTGGTGCGACGTCTTCACCCGGATCCCCTGCCGCACCGGGAGCCGCTCGCCGTACAGGGCGCGGAAGGCCTCCTGGGCCATGCGGAAGGCGAAGGCGGCGCCGCCGGCGCAGTAGCCGTGGACCTTGAGGACCTCGGCGAAGGTGATCTCGACCGTCTCGTCGGGGGTGATGCCGAAGAGGGCCGAATTGGGGGACCGCATCCGGATCGCGGCGTGCGGGATACCCACCCGGCCCGCGGCCTTCCAGGCGGGGTTATCGGCGGCCCACAGGCCGCACGAGCAGCCGGCGGCGGCCGCGGCGGCCAGGAAACGCCTGCGGCCGGGGAAACGGAGGAGATCGGCGTGCGAATTCGGGTCGTTCATGGGGCGGGCTCCTGTGTCTTTCGGGTCTTTTCCCGATAAATAGCTTTACGCAACACGGCATTCATCCTATTTATAAAGCATTTCGGGGGAAACGAAAATGGCTGCGTTGACGGTCGAAGGGTTTCACACCATCCTCCTCTGCCGCCGGTGGGAAGAGTGCGTCGCCTTCTACCGGGATCTCTTCGGCTTCAGGACCGTGGACTCCGGCCCCGGCTTCGTCGAAGTCGAGGTCGCGCCGGGATCGCACATCGGCCTGGTCCGGAGCAGGAGAGGAGGCTCCCCCGAAGGGGGCGATTTCGCGCTGGCCCTGACCTTCCGCGTCCCCGACCTCGAAAAGGCGCGCGAGTTCCTCGCGGCGCGCGCCCCGGGGGTGGGGGACATCATCGACCACCCCTGGGGCGCGCGCCTGTTCAGGATGCAGGACCCCGAGGGAAGACCCCTGGAGATCTGGACCCGGCAGTAACGACAGGGACCTCCCGCTTCCTACAGCCTGATTCCCAGCCGCTCCCAGACCGACTCCCCCTCGGCGATCTTCTTCGCCTTCAGGTGCCGGTAGGTTCTCAGCAGGAACCAGGCGAGCGGGAGGACGCCGAAGACGATGATGACGGTGTCGGGCACGATCCGCAGCACTCCCAGCACCCCGACCAGCGGGCGCTCGAAGAAGCCCACCTCGCGCGCCACCCAGAGCCCCTCCCTGTAGCTTGTCCAGACCTGGGCGATGCCGACCGGGAAGAGGGTGCCGAGCGTCATGGTCAGCAGCCCGGCGTTCAGGCCCCAGAAGGACAGCTTGAGGAGACGGTCGTTCCAGTGTCTCCGTTCGACCAGGCCGCGCCAGGAGAAGAGGAGGAGCGCCACCGAGAGCATGCCGTAGACGCCGAACAGGGCCCCGTGCGCGTGGTTGACCGTCAGGTAGGTCCCGTGCTCGTAGTAGTTGACCAGCGGGAGGTTGATCAGGAAGCCGAAGACGCCGGCCCCGAGGAAGTTCCAGAAAGAGCTGGCGATGAGAAAATACATCGGCCACTTGTAGGGGAACTCCCGCCCCTCCTTCCGGATCGATTTGTACTCCATCAGCCCCCGGACCACCAGGCCGAAAAGCGGCACCGGCTCCATCGAGGAGAAGACCGAGCCGACGGCGAGCCAGAGCGACGGCCCCCCGAACCAGAAGTAGTGGTGGGCGGTCCCCAGGATGCCGCTCAGGAATACGATGGCGGCGGTGAAATAGGCCACCCTGAGCGCGCCCCTGGCCGAGACCAGGTTCATGGCGACCAGGAGGACCGAGATGACGGCCACCCCGAAGAACTCGAAGATGCTCTCCACCCAGATGTGGACCACGAACCAGCGCCAGTAGTCGGCCACCGTCAGGTGAGTCCCCCGGGCGAAGAAGAGGCCGAAGGCGAAGAAGACGACCACGAGGATGGCGCTCAGCACGTAAAAATGGACCAGCCGGCGGAAATCGGGATCCTGGATGCGCTGGGTGCGGTCGGACACGGCGCGGTAGACGATGACGAGCCACCCCACCAGCCCGACCAGAAGGAGGATCTGCCAGAACCTGCCGAGCTCCAGGTATTCCCACCCCTGGTGCCCGAACCAGAACCACCCCTCGCCGAACAGCCCGTTGATCCCGAGCACCTGCCCCACCAGGCTCCCGACGGCTACGAGGAGGACCGCCCCGAACAGGATCTCGACCAGCAGGCGCTGCCTGCGGGGTTCGCGTCCCCCGATGATGGGGGCCAGGTAGATCGAGGAGGCGATCCAGGTGGTGGCGATCCAGAAGATGGCCAGCTGCAGGTGCCAGGACTTGGCCCAGCTGTAGGGGATCAGGCTCCCCACGATCGGGATGTAGAAGCTCCCCGGGTGGACCGTGTAGTGGGCCAGCAGCCCGCCGAAGCTCGTCTGGACCAAAAAGAGGAGGATGACGACGAGAAAGAACTTGGCCGCCGCCAGCTGGCTCGGCGTCAGCGGCATGTCGATGAGCTTGTCGGCGAGCGGCACCCCCTTCGGCTCGCCGTACCAGAGCCCGTCGCGGTGGACCCAGAAGATGAAGAGCCCCAGGGTGACGAACAGGGAGATGATGCCGGCCAGGGTCCAGACATAGGTCTCCGTGGTGGCGACGTTGCCGACCTCCGGCTCGTGGGGCCAGTTGTTGGTGTAGCTGTAGTCGGAGCCGGGGCGGGCGGCCGAGGCGACCCACGCGGTCCAGAAGAAGAAGCGTCCCAGCTGCCTTCGCTCTTCCGCCGTCGGGACCGTCCCCGGCAGGAAGCCGTAGCCGGTGTCGCCGTCCCGGAAGGTGCGTTCCCAGAACTCGAGGCTCTCGGCGAGCGCCGCCTCCTGGGCCGGCTCCAGCCGGAGGGTGTCCGCGTCCGCGTCATGGGCGTTGGCCTTCATCATCCGGCGCGTCCGGATGTCGACGAGGTCCTTTTCCTCCCCGGCAAGCTCCGCGTAGGGGCGCCCGTAGGCCCCGAGCGCCAGTTCCTCCCTCACCCTGGCGCCGGCGCGGTGCAGGGTGACGGCCGAAAACTCCATCCCCCGCTGCGACCCGTGCCCCCAGACGCTCCCGTGGTCCATCAGCCCGTAGCGCTGGAAGACGTCCTGCCCGGCGAGGATGTCGGCCTTCGTGAAAAGCACCTCTCCGTCAGGGCCGAGAACCCGCCCAGGGTAGGGGGGCGCCTCGCGGTTGGCGAAAAACCCGCCCAGGAGCAAACCGCCCAGGGCAATGACAAAACAGACTATCGCCGCTCTTTTGAGTGTCTCCGTTGACATCGTTTGTCTCCTTGTCCTTCGGGGATGAACATCCGGCCAATGCGTCGATGGTGTCGCGAAAAAAAACCGGTGAATGGCCACCAAGCTACCCGAAAGGGAGAGGATTTGCAAGCGTGAGGAAAGGGGAGACGCCCCCGAAGGGACGCCCCCGGCAGGTTACGCCGGTCTGCGGGCGCGGATAAAGGCGCCGGCAAACCGCCCCTCCGCCCCGGCGATGACGGCTTCGGGGTCGAGACCGCTTTCGGCCATCAGGTCGCGGATATCCCCGGCTTCGTAAATGCGCGTCGGCTCGATCTCCACCCCCTCGAACCCGGCGGCCTCGAGTTTCGTGCGATATTCGTCCCGCTCGAGGGCCCCGGCGATGCAGCCGGCCCAGAGCTCCATGTTCTTCCGGATCGGCTCCGGCACGCTCCCGAGCACGACCACGTCGGAAACGGCGAAGCGCCCCCCCGGCTTCAGGACGCGAAAGGCCTCGCGGAGCACCCGGTCCTTGTCCCCCGAGAGGTTGATCACGCAGTTGGAAATGACGACGTCGACCGAGCCGTCCGGGAGCGGGATGTCCTCGATCTCACCCTTGAGGAACTCGACGTTGGCCACCCCCGCCTTGCGCTGGTTCTCCCGCGCCAGTTCCAGCATCTCGTCGGTCATGTCGAGGCCGTAGGCCTTCC
Protein-coding regions in this window:
- a CDS encoding AI-2E family transporter, whose amino-acid sequence is MTQPEWPPQRRSLIFLIVLLLAALPVLVMIALPFFTAFIVASVIAIMAHPAQERLARRLGGRPGPAALLTTLGTVLLLGAVLGAAGFTVTSRLTALYHEFGQSTLEEGGWPALAAASADRMIEAVASRLPIDKDAIHAEVLAAMKRVSGYLVSNIGIAINEVTGLLFTGLLVTLFLYFLLRYGKEMVARLAGMTPLDSRTAGNIQRTIHDSVIANVNGMLAVAAGQGALLILGFWFVGVRSPVLWGALGGLASIVPVVGALLVWAPVAIGFLAMGAWWQGALLAFWGLVVVGSADNVIRSVVVGAREKQHPMLVALAAIGGTFAFGLLGILLGPLMVSLAAALLGEIRQLVAAGKEAERASAPVPAPAAPGGDGPPRPAPSPALPTPGDRGPGAGK
- a CDS encoding 4Fe-4S binding protein, translated to MDFNQKQRSPGIARTRTLVQAGFGLFCLWAGYRFYGFYLWALERSDTYVPRPPSVEAFLPISALLALKRLLLTGLWDRVHPAGLTIFIAALVVAWALRKGFCGWICPAGLVSNLLEKAGRPIALPPLPRWVEYPLLSLKYLLLAFFAWVILVGMDLGAIDAFLRSPYNLAADAKMLQFFLPPSALTAGVLGFLVLVSLVIRNFWCRFLCPYGALLGLLALIGPLRVRRDPAACIDCGRCDRVCPGSIRVSRSRSVRRPECVGCMECVEACPREDCLTFAAGRRALPVRAFPLAVVGLFLLFYLGAVLTGRWETTIPPEMFQPLYRSAGELAHP
- a CDS encoding twin-arginine translocation signal domain-containing protein, whose product is MNDPNSHADLLRFPGRRRFLAAAAAAGCSCGLWAADNPAWKAAGRVGIPHAAIRMRSPNSALFGITPDETVEITFAEVLKVHGYCAGGAAFAFRMAQEAFRALYGERLPVRQGIRVKTSHHCCQAMALAYITGARGEFGAFRQQGDLTLLPEAEKKTVFTDKPTGKSVTLHMHLNPHETFEPLFQKTMKDPKYAPEVHRALNEKIAEYFSAPAERLFDIRP
- a CDS encoding VOC family protein, translating into MAALTVEGFHTILLCRRWEECVAFYRDLFGFRTVDSGPGFVEVEVAPGSHIGLVRSRRGGSPEGGDFALALTFRVPDLEKAREFLAARAPGVGDIIDHPWGARLFRMQDPEGRPLEIWTRQ
- a CDS encoding nitric-oxide reductase large subunit; this translates as MSTETLKRAAIVCFVIALGGLLLGGFFANREAPPYPGRVLGPDGEVLFTKADILAGQDVFQRYGLMDHGSVWGHGSQRGMEFSAVTLHRAGARVREELALGAYGRPYAELAGEEKDLVDIRTRRMMKANAHDADADTLRLEPAQEAALAESLEFWERTFRDGDTGYGFLPGTVPTAEERRQLGRFFFWTAWVASAARPGSDYSYTNNWPHEPEVGNVATTETYVWTLAGIISLFVTLGLFIFWVHRDGLWYGEPKGVPLADKLIDMPLTPSQLAAAKFFLVVILLFLVQTSFGGLLAHYTVHPGSFYIPIVGSLIPYSWAKSWHLQLAIFWIATTWIASSIYLAPIIGGREPRRQRLLVEILFGAVLLVAVGSLVGQVLGINGLFGEGWFWFGHQGWEYLELGRFWQILLLVGLVGWLVIVYRAVSDRTQRIQDPDFRRLVHFYVLSAILVVVFFAFGLFFARGTHLTVADYWRWFVVHIWVESIFEFFGVAVISVLLVAMNLVSARGALRVAYFTAAIVFLSGILGTAHHYFWFGGPSLWLAVGSVFSSMEPVPLFGLVVRGLMEYKSIRKEGREFPYKWPMYFLIASSFWNFLGAGVFGFLINLPLVNYYEHGTYLTVNHAHGALFGVYGMLSVALLLFSWRGLVERRHWNDRLLKLSFWGLNAGLLTMTLGTLFPVGIAQVWTSYREGLWVAREVGFFERPLVGVLGVLRIVPDTVIIVFGVLPLAWFLLRTYRHLKAKKIAEGESVWERLGIRL
- a CDS encoding arsenite methyltransferase, yielding MEDTSVNIIDIKEIVKDRYGKAAARAKSGARGCCASSGCCGSPGGADPITRELYGAGETAGLPEAALLASLGCGNPTALAELKPGETVLDLGSGGGIDVLLSARRVGPEGKAYGLDMTDEMLELARENQRKAGVANVEFLKGEIEDIPLPDGSVDVVISNCVINLSGDKDRVLREAFRVLKPGGRFAVSDVVVLGSVPEPIRKNMELWAGCIAGALERDEYRTKLEAAGFEGVEIEPTRIYEAGDIRDLMAESGLDPEAVIAGAEGRFAGAFIRARRPA